The window ATGTGTTGGGCATTATACATATGTTATAAATACTACATGTGttcatacatactgtatgttaagaGAAGATGCATAAAGAAAGCAGTAAGTTAAGAATAAACAGGTGTATCTCCGCTATAGTTCCAAACcaataccgtttctggcagtcccacagtgcaaatataaacaagaacatataacataaaaagataagagcctagaaagaaaaaggggggagTAAAACGGGGTATACAAagactactactactactactactactattagACACAAGACGTGGggtaagtactcagatcttgtactagagtaaaagtagaagttccAGAGGAATACTCTTTTACAATTAAAGTgatagtttgaatgactttgtatactgcagggtagcttgtgaaactagcttgtctttttaaagtgttgattatatttcaaatcattaatccaaatcttcAAAgtaagtataaagtagcataaaatggaaatacttaaataaagaataagtaTCTCAACATTGTACgtaagtaaagtacttgagtagatgtacttaGTTCCCACCTCTGCCTAGCTTAGAGTCAGTTATTAAAGGGGCAACGTGCATTACTATAGTTATAGTTTTATCACTACAAAGaaactaataaaaataaaagcacacagcaACAAACAAAGATATTGTGCATGAAccgtgcaaaaaaaaaaaagcggaAGTATTTTAAAGGTTTACAGTATTAGAGAATGTATGAATGGTATGGCCAATgcaaacagtaaacacacaccttcttctctctctccattaCTTCTTTTATCTGCTCTTTCCTGTATTTCTCCTCATTCTGAACAGAGACAGGTTTTTAGTGACTGTGCTCCAATTTCTCAACCATAAGAAGATTGATCACTCCTCGAGAAGGCGAACACTTGAGTTCCAGGTCAAAGGATTCTAGAGAAACGATGTCTCCAGGTGACTGACTTCTACGTGTTCCTCTTGTCTCTTTGAGCGCCTTCTGTCTGGTGGAGGTCTCATCATTTTCAGAGGAAATATATTCGGCTGGTGGTGGAGGACTTGTTGTCTCCAAAACACGAAAGGACTCTCACTCCTTTGTCCCTTAATCATGCTGGTAAAGTTGGTTTGTGTTCAAGGGACGGAAGGCTCTCATCCCTTGGTCCGTACATTTGCCTGGATGTATAGGGCTTATTGTCTCAACAAGACGAAGGGCTCTCACCCCTCGGTCTGCATCTTCTCCTGGTTTGCAGTTGAGaaactgcagacacaaagactaACAGCTGTTATTTCACTTTAGGAATTATTTTTAGCTAAGCAGCACAATTTCTATTGTGTAACCTAACCAATCTTTACAACTGAACTAAAATGAAAGCAATGTTTTCTCTGATTCGCTGAAGAGAATCCTTTTTCTGTTACATGGCAAATTAGTATTTTTGAGATCAACAactgaaacaacattttataaaaaggatTATGTGTCctattttgtaaaatgtctcTGAAATAATAGTTTGTGTGATCTATGGGAAAGCAGCAAAAGGTCACAACTGCAAGCACTTCAAACTTCTCAATCTATAAAAAGCTGTTTCTGCTGCAAATACTAGTTTGAAATGCAGTCTATGTTGTGCACATACAATTAAGTCAACAGTTGTCCAATATTTActagttaaaaaatgttttgtgtcaGACGGATTATCTTCCCCCAACACAATACAGTTATACTAAACagaaaaagtgtatttctttgAATGCTGTAGATTAAGATTTTACATACAATCTCATTAAAAGTCATACTGTTCTTTTAAGAAACCAATGTCCCCGGGTAGATACAATAAACgcttcaattaaataatatgtggctgcaacttaaaaaaaatgtttccattctttttgtaaattaatCTGTGGATTATGTTCATGAATAAACAATCAGTTTCTGGGTCTATACATTTCAGAATATGGAGATGAACATCAGTGTTTTCCAAAGCCCAACATGACGTCTTGTTTTGTCCACTCTTGAAAGATATTTAGTACACTCTCATAAAGAAGCAAagtattcacatttaaatagctagaaaaagtatcattttgcCTCAAAATATTACTCAAACTGATAAAAAAATTACCATAtaatagtagtagtaatagttgACAACTGTCATTCAATGGATTCTTATGTGGCGAAATTCAGCAAATAGgcctttattttattggaaTACTTTCTTtcattataatgtattattttaatgttgttgcaCAGGTACTGTTGCATACAgtcagtaaaggatctgaatactgaATATTCATCTACATGATTTAAATTGCCTATATGCACGTTTCATCTTAATATTCCATCTTTTCTCCAAGTTGCTTTGTAGCTTTAATGTCTTGTGCGTCATCAATGTTAAGATTATCTATTTCTGTGTTTATCTTAGTTAAACATTGCCTGTCCTTCCGTAAAGGTGACTACAGAAAactagctttttttttgttactccttaacaataataatataaatgcaAGTTTAACATACAAACCACAAGAGATTTCCCACTGATGGTGTACTCTCTCATAGCTATTAATAAAGCCAGGAAGGTGCCCATAATAggaattgaaatgtattaaatgatGATGTACACATCAATATTCAGTCTGCAAGATAACCAAGGGAAGGTGTATCAGGAAATGCTGTCAATTATGACCATAAAGCTCCTTTTTCATAAGGAAATTGTGTTTGGTACTTTCAGCAGcgagaaaacattttttaaatgttgtcctGGGATTAATACTTAATATCCTGGCAGCGTTGACATCTAAAAGATCTAGCTCAGGCAAGAAAGAAGGAATTTGTAATTATCTCAAAGCACTAACATTGACTTGTATGCCAACAGCCGGGGAATAGAAACAACATATAATTACATGGATGAATATGACTGTTATTTaagtcaacacattttaatacacaATAATCCCATCAgccacaaatcaaaacaaacattagacATGATAATATTCTTATTTGGAGAGAGTTTTTTTTACTATGACACTGTGTAACCGGAAAGTCTTAATATGCGTTATGATTTCAAACCTTCCTTTGCATTCATTAGGATGACTACCATGTGTATTTAATGGTATACCATGCAATAGTATAATCCAAAAAAATGTTATGACTGTGGATTTGGCATTTGTATAGTTTGAGCCATCATTAAAGAATTGTAAAACTACTTAATACAAAGTTGTTGTACCttacgtttgtgtgtgtgtgtgtgtgtgtgtgtgtgtgtgtgtgtgtgtgtgtgtgtgtgtgtgtgtgtgtgtgtgtgtgtgtgtgtgtgtgtgtgtgtgtgtgtgtgtgtgtgtgtgtctgtgtgttaaaaaGCCTAGAACAATGCCTTTAAGATTGGGTCTCTCTTGGATTCGAGCATTTTAACTCTCAAATACTTGCTGACTTTCCCTAAACTTAAAGACTAAAAAGTAGTGGAATAGAATTCTTAAAAATGTGCCACAAATCTATTCACGATAATTATTGATTTACAGAATCATGACGTTAATGttgttgttcatgtttttgGCAATTTTCATTGGGCTGTACTGTGCGTGATATAACCACCAGGTGGGGCTCTGTTCTCAGTAAAGACTTTACACATGCTGAtgttagggggggggggggggggggggacatagttctttatttttcaatatttttttaatttaaaggtacAATAATACAAGAATAAAGGGTTCCTTTATTTCTCAAACTTGTCCCTTTTTTCATTTGAGCACCAACTTAGTTTTGTCCAAACGTAAGATTAAGCAACAGGATGAAGCAAGAAGTTATTCAATGTTCATTAAAAGACATCACACATGTCACACAGCTTTTTATTGCCAACGACTGCGTCGCTTTAATTGTTGTGAAGGTGATATTAAAAAACTTGAAACGAGTCCAccttaaaagcaaaaataaataaatatcagtcGACCTTAAAAATGAAAATTTAGGGGGCTCGGTTGAGTGACGTTTCTCAAGGTGATTGGCTGTATTTTCAGGGTATGCGGGCATGCAGATGAGGGGGGTGGGCTCGTGGAAACGAGTAGGTGACGTCAGTTCCCCCATTCGCATAGAGCGAAACAAACATGGCGATAGACTCGAGTAAACGGGGGTTTACGCTAACTTTATTcgtgttttcttgtgtttttgcGGGCAGGCAGGCCCAGGAGGCGACGGCGGAGGCAAGACTCGGCCCCCGGATACTCGGTATGAGGTTGGAGAGGAGCGACACGCCGGCTGGGACTACGGAGAGAGGGGTTATTCAGGTGACGGAGGGCAGCGACACCCTCTTCAGGTTCTATGGGCTCCACTTGCGCCCAAACAGCTCTGCGCTCATCAAGTTCATGGAACTTTACTCCAGCGATAAAGAGGATGATAACTCCGGCGCCATCATGCACACTTTTAATAGGACTTGTCCCGAGCACACGAAGGATATAGAAGTGAAGGGTTCTATGGTAGTAACCAACCAAAACACCTCCGGGGTGGTAAGCCTCCGGATCAAGCAGCTCCGCAAGAGAGAAGCGGTGAAGGTGTTCGGCTTGTGCATCCGCGACAcccaggagaaggaggagacgTGGTACCTGCTGGACGATGAGGACGGCAGGCTGCGGGTGGTGGAGGTGGCGAAGTCCTTGCTGCCCATCTGGCTGCAGGTGATCCTCATCGCCTTCCTGCTGGTGTTGTCCGGCATGTTCAGCGGTCTCAACCTGGGGCTGATGGCACTGGACCCGATGGAGCTCCGTATCGTGCAGAGCTGCGGCACAGACAAGGAGAAGAAGTACGCGCGGAAGATCGAGCCCATCCGCAGGAAGGGAAACTACTTACTGTGCTCGCTGCTACTGGGAAACGTCCTGGTCAACACCACCCTCACTATCCTCCTGGACGACCTCACCAAGTCCGGGATTGGTGCTGTAGTCGCCTCCACAGTCGGCATCGTAATTTTCGGTGAGATCGTCCCTCAGGCGCTGTGCTCCCGACACGGTCTGGCAGTCGGGGCGAACACCATCATGGTCACCAAGTTGTTCATGCTGCTAACTTTCCCTCTGTCGTGGCCCATCAGCAAGCTCCTGGACTGCGTGCTGGGCCAGGAGATCGGCACCGTATACAACCGGGAGAAGCTGGTGGAGATGCTGAAGGTCACCGAGCCGTACAACGACCTGGTGAAAGAGGAGCTCAACATGATCCAGGGTGCGCTGGAGCTCAGGACCAAAACAGTGGAGGATGTCATGACACCTGTCGGCGACTGCTTCATGATCCACAGCGACACCGTGTTGGACTTCAACACCATGTCTGAGATCATGGAGAGTGGATACACGAGGATACCTGTGTACGAGCACGAGCGCTCCAACATCGTGGACATCCTGTATGTCAAGGACCTGGCCTTCGTGGACCCGGACGACTGCACCACACTCAAGACCATCACCAAGTTTTACAACCACCCTGTGCACTTCGTCTTCCACGACACCAAGCTGGACTCCATGCTGGAGGAGTTCAAGAAAGGTTTGTGGACATCTTCTAATGTTGTCATGCAGGTTAGAGTAGGTGGTGCATAACATCCAATAATGTGGTGGTGGACCAGGACAGGCAGTGGCAGAAGAAGGTCTCCCCTTGTCATACttgagaaaaaataagcaacatTACTGTATAAAATCCTATATTTAAAATCTTACTAAAGTACGAAAGGATTGAAAACAACATATATTCAAAGTACCGAAAGTTAAGGTTACAATCATAACACACTATACCTCTTTTAAATCAGCACATCTCtccactttaaatacagtatatagtatttgccatatgttaatattgttaatttcttataatagtcttaaaataggttttttaaatagctgtcataacagtctttatttttattagttttGCTATGTATTCTAATTCCTTATAAATCTGATTATGATACAGGATTAGCCAATTTCAGAATGATGTTTATTATTAGATTCTAAGgtaaatcacaaataaaaatgaactccATCTTTGCCAGCTGCAATACAACCTAAATTGCCTTCTGCTCTGTAGCAACGTATACCATTAACTGAAACAAATATGTCATGATTTATTAGTTGATTTTAGAGTTTTATTAATAATCTCAATGTGCAAAGTAACCAAAGCTGAcacagtggggaaaaaaagtggaGAAATGACCTCCAAACTGTagcttaaaaatataaaattcaATGGTAAAACTCAAGCAAGCAGTCAGGTGTAACTATTTTGTTTTGTGGGAAATGACAGAAccttgctctttattttttaaacagtatttggTTATTTAGGAGAGACTCTCAGGTTTTTTGAGGCTTAACTTAGTAGTATTGTTATACGCTTACTTTACAACTTGTCCTGTTTGGCAGATGTCTTaccatttcctcctttttttgcACTGATTGTGATGGataaaccacaaaaagcagCTCCAGCTTCATTATCCCACTATATTCGACCTGTTCCATTAAGCCGTAGAGCTGAGTTGGACCTCTTTTGTGGAGCAGGCCAAACAATAACATACATTCTAGTCTTGGGGATTAGTGCTTTGTGAATGTATCCTTCCTGCAACAgggtaaaagaaagaaaacatttggtcTTTTATGCTGTTGCTCTTATCTACAGTGTCAGAAGGATGTTCAGTACATGAGACTGAAATCAAACGGCTGTGTACTCTGTGCATCGAGCATTTTAACACAAGGTCAGCTTTCTTGTGTTTTGATTATGTGATGTCATGGTAATACACGTTTCAAGTTCTCTGAATTTCAGGAGGGATACTGACTCAAGTTGCCATTTTTAATCGTTTTATATTCAACATGTAGACATTGTTCGGAGGATTACAAAGGGAGAAAATATGTTTACTTCCAACAAAGTAAGGAAAAGTATTGTTGCTAGACTAAAGCTGTGTTATTGACAAAAATAACTCAGCTAAGAAGTGGGGAAGCTTTGTTAAAAATCAAATGAGcctctgtcttgtttttgtgttgtatCCAAACACTTCCCTGTTTTACTTCTCTCTTCTCACCCTGCTGCTTTTCCTCTTTcgaaacacacactttcacaaatGTGCAcgctctgtctctcaggaggCCGTACACACACTGATGCCATCCCCCGCAGGGATATAGTTTTCCTTTTCTCAGGCTTCTCCTCTCAAGGTCACAGACAGTAGACACTGTTGCTGTGTCTATAACTCAGCACAGTGAGCGATTGcctttctgtctctgctctAGTGTCGTACTGTTTGACAGGAAGGTAAAACCTTCAACGAACTTGGTCGGCATACTCggcatgattttttttaataccaaATATGATTGTCTGAAAAAAGTGTACCGTATTGGTTTTGAGTTGCTGTTGTAGCTGTGGTGTGACATTTGGCCAAGAAATGTCTCTGCGGCTCTTCTTAGTAGGCTTAGCTGGCAAGGTGGGAGGCTTTGGCAACAATCTGTagtgcccacacacacacacacacacacacacacacacacacacacacacacacacacacacacacacacacacacacacacacacacacacacacacacacggctgcaAAGGGAGTTTAAAACAATTCACGTTTGCTCAAAGTTCGGCAGATAGATGTACTTCAAACAGTTATGAGAATACACCCAGTTGATGTGTATATAGGTGTTGTGTTCGAAGGTTATGGTAACTTTGAAAGACCTCCACCTCTTGTAGCTGGTGGACAGAAATACACGGAAACAGTTTTTAAAGACCTGAAAGTAGTAGTGAATATTCTGTCAGGAAACAAAGGTTTTGTCATGTCAACAGAATCATATTGAATATTAGGTCATGTTCTGGGAGACTTAGTTGACTCATGATGCAGCACTCTAGTATTTGTTGCATAATCCAAAGACACTGTAGacacatttacactttaatTAACATAAGGCTCAGTGGGTGTTGCTGCAAACTGCAGCGCTTTGAGCAACTGCTTCATGACATTTGTTCCCAGTTCAGAAGGTGTGCCCGTAATAGTAGAGCATacaactctggaaaaaatgaagaggcCACTtcaaatctttcttaaatctttatctctacatgaatggcagccattccactgtctgttgaattccaacacagagacaaattgtctgtagtttatacaatacaataaaataaaaataatttaactcaaagacgtACCTGGATAAATATTGTGGGTAAAGTTGTAAAAATGATGTGACATTTTGTGCCATCAAACCGGCTCTGGCACAGGTGGCGGTAAATATGGAAATGTTAGCTCAAAATTAACCCATTTAAGTTGATATCATTACAGTTGGATGTGTGCATTCCATCTCGCATCACCCTTTTACTCTTTCTTAGTTCAGCCAGGCATAAAGCCAGTACCATATATGATATATGACACcctgtttaaaagtaaaaaccCTATGAAATAATAATCCAGGATCGGTTAATAACAACAGGATTATCTTCTAATGCAGTATGTTTTTGGAAGAATTGTCAAAGAATAACTTTGGATGCCTTATTTTCTTatcaaataatgtataaaatgtacataaatgATGAATATCTTACTTGTACAATGTATGGTTGACAGAGTTGATACAACGTTTCTCCTAGCTGGTAGCAAGTGAATGCCTCTATTTCCTTCATTTCATCCTCTATATTTTCACCTGgtaaatgttttctcttatACTGAGAAGtgattatttcttttatttttttataaaagtaaagtttgataaacacaacataatttCAAAGAATtagcaaaacactttttttcaacCCATTTTTCTTCCCGCCCTGCGTCTCCACCTAACTCGGCTCCCCGCTAACATCTCAAGTTCCTCTCACTTGGCGCTTAGCATCAGTTACCACGGCGATGGCATCCAACATACTCAGTATCTGTACTCAAAACCGTTGTGCtctttattctgaaaatgtgCCCCTTCATTACAAGATATTGAGGTATTCACTTTCATAAGCAAAGGTTCGACGCTGACGACAAAGTTAATAATACTCTTTAAACTCTAACCTGACATTTCTACTtcagagtgagtgagtgagtgagtgagtgagtgtgtgagtgagtgagtgagtgagtgagtgagtgagtgagtgagtgagtgagtgagtgagtgagtgagtgagtgtgtgtgtgtgtttctaaatgaCGCCTGATGTCCAGAGCGCATGGACTTAAACCTCTCGGTGTAATAAACATGAGAAGAATGCTATGTGTATTATCAGTCATTTTATTAAATCTCAGTATGCTTTATAATATATGAGCCTTTTTTTCTATAAAATCTAccaatacacacaaaaaaataaataaacgtgcTTTTCCTTACGAACGTTttcatattcatgttttttttagttctgGCTGAAAGCCAGTGTATCATTAAAGTTTAATTTCTAAAAAGGTCACTTCATACTCCGCCTGAAAGGTCATAATGACTAACAAGACTGtggagcgcacacacacacacacacacacacacacacacacacacacacacacacacacacacacacacacacacacacacacacacacacacacacacacacacacacacaccattgaaCCATGAATTGACTGGAGGCACGTCACACTCTGTCAACAGACTGTCACATGATGTACCCTCAAGCAGCCGCCTGTATCAGCCTCCATTTAGGCCTCagtgattttaaataataacagtaCAGGTTAATACAAATTGACTGTTGAATGTTAGAAGGTCTTTCCGTTGATTATTGTAATAGTTTTACTTCTCTTTTTATTGATGTTcataaaaaagaagtaaaagcagaaagtgtgactgtatttaaaaaaatgtaaatgtatttccaaaCTTGTAAAAGAACATTTGGTTGAAAAAAGAGCTGAAATGATTAATggataaaataagtatttttataaaaaaatgccAGGTACCAGTTTctcaaatattaatattatcaaCATCGGTCTTCGATAATATTAAGACATATTTGGATTTAAATTTCTGGGTTGGGCTTTATAGgacattcaaatattttacctggggctttgagaaaatatttactttttaaaaataaataaataaagtaaatgggCATACAGCATCTCTACATGcttggcagccattccagtgtctgttgaattccaaaacagaacaattgccagtagtttagagaataaaacaaaaaaacatttaactcacaagacgtacctataaaatctaaaaaaagagaaactgataatgctgaagtggtctctttatttAAGCTGTATAAGATACAATGTGGGCAGCAGCTCTCTAATGCTAGCACTAACTGGTGCTTGTGTTGACCGTGTACCCACAATGCTCATGGAATGTCaccaagggaaaaaaaacagttttgccaacatatttgtgtttagaTTTTAAATCTTAGCAATCATCGAAGCAATTACAATATTTATCTGCCAAAACTTGAATGTCTCGTTACCATGAGACTAGTTGAC of the Eleginops maclovinus isolate JMC-PN-2008 ecotype Puerto Natales chromosome 12, JC_Emac_rtc_rv5, whole genome shotgun sequence genome contains:
- the LOC134873234 gene encoding metal transporter CNNM4, whose translation is MAIDSSKRGFTLTLFVFSCVFAGRQAQEATAEARLGPRILGMRLERSDTPAGTTERGVIQVTEGSDTLFRFYGLHLRPNSSALIKFMELYSSDKEDDNSGAIMHTFNRTCPEHTKDIEVKGSMVVTNQNTSGVVSLRIKQLRKREAVKVFGLCIRDTQEKEETWYLLDDEDGRLRVVEVAKSLLPIWLQVILIAFLLVLSGMFSGLNLGLMALDPMELRIVQSCGTDKEKKYARKIEPIRRKGNYLLCSLLLGNVLVNTTLTILLDDLTKSGIGAVVASTVGIVIFGEIVPQALCSRHGLAVGANTIMVTKLFMLLTFPLSWPISKLLDCVLGQEIGTVYNREKLVEMLKVTEPYNDLVKEELNMIQGALELRTKTVEDVMTPVGDCFMIHSDTVLDFNTMSEIMESGYTRIPVYEHERSNIVDILYVKDLAFVDPDDCTTLKTITKFYNHPVHFVFHDTKLDSMLEEFKKGKSHLAIVQKVNSEGEGDPFYQVLGLVTLEDVIEEIIKSEILDESDLYTDNRNRKKVAPNKNKRDFSAFKHESESKVKCSPQLLLAAHRFLATEVSLFSPSQISDKVLLRILRHPDVIQEIKFSDSDKRSLHHYVYQRGKPVDFFVLILQGRVEVEAGNENMKFETGPFSYYGVMALNAPTLEFRSPSHISGLNRTSSLSGADRTESLSVSGSNSQLNNSLPSQQYVPDFYVRALTDLQFVKITRSQYQNGLMASRLDSTPQSPESGHNSIRMDQTTPPAAAVTTITDLGADSTPIENGPDETTLLLLNEQNSPHTANHHSPLENSI